A stretch of DNA from Streptomyces xanthii:
GCTGGGTCAGGCCTCTTCGTGGGCCACCGCGCGACGCGCATCCGCGTCGAGGACGCCCCAGCTGATCAGCTGCTCGGTCAGGACCGAGGGCGACTGGTCGTAGATGACCGCGAGGGTGCGCAGGTCGTCCTGGCGGATCGAGAGCACCTTGCCGTTGTAGTCACCGCGCTGGGACTGGATCGTCGCCGCGTAGCGCTGCAGCGGGCCGGCCTTCTCCGGCGGCACGTGGGCCAGCCGCTCCAGGTCCAGGACCAGCTTCGGCGGCGGCTCGGCGGCCCCGCCGGGGGTCGTGCCCGGCAGCAGCTCCTGCACCGGGACGCCGTAGAAGTCCGCCAGCTCGGCGAGACGCTGCACGGTCACGGCGCGGTCACCGCGCTCGTACGACCCCACCACGACCGCCTTCCAGCGTCCCTGGGACTTCTCCTCGACGCCGTGGAGGGAAAGGCCCTGCTGGGTGCGGATCGCACGGAGCTTGGCCCCGAGCTGTTTGGCGTATTCGCTGGACATATAGCTCCCCGGACACTGCATCACTGTGCGGCTCCGCCGCGTGGCTGGTAACTCACTGTGAGGTTACGCAGCGTTACTTGGCCGCGTCAAGCCGAATGGTCCGTACCGACCTTCTCGTGAATCCGGGCTTTCCGCACCTCCAGAGCGGGGGCCGGGCGGGTGATCAGCGGTGTTCGGCGGCTGGTAGACTCGGTGGCGCAATTTCGACGTCCTTTAAGGTCCGTCCCGTGAGGCGGAGAAGGAGGTCCGTTTTTTATGGACACGAACAGCACCGATGCCCGGCCCGTTCTCGAAGGCCCTGACATCGAGCGGGTACTGACCCGCATCGCCCACGAGATCGTCGAGCGCGCCAAGGGCGCCGAGGACGTGGTCCTCCTGGGCATCCCCACGCGAGGCGTCTTCCTCGCCCGCCGCCTGGCCGAGAAGCTCGCCGAGGTCACCGGGCGCACCATCCCCGTGGGGTCCCTCGACATCACGATGTACCGCGACGACCTGCGCATGCACCCGCCGCGCGCGCTCGCCCGCACCGAGATCCCCGCCGCCGGCATCGACGGCCGGCTGGTCGTGCTCGTCGACGACGTGCTGTTCTCCGGCCGCACCATCCGTGCGGCCCTCGACGCCCTGAACGACATCGGGCGTCCGCGTGCCGTGCAGCTCGCGGTCCTCGTCGACCGCGGCCACCGCGAACTCCCGATCCGTGCCGACTACGTCGGCAAGAACCTCCCCACGTCGCTGCGGGAGACGGTCAAGGTCCAGCTCGCCGAGGAGGACGGCCGCGACGCCGTGCTGCTCGGTGCCAAGCCGGACGCCAAGGCAGCCGAGCACTAGCCACCTTCACCCGGCGTACGCCCCGCGGGCGTACGTCCGCGAAGGTGCGCCCTCGCGCGCCTGAATGCCCCGATATCTCCTGATCTTCTCCTGACTTCGCTACGGAGCACCCCAGATGATGCGACACCTCATCTCGGCCGCCGACCTCACCCGCGACGACGCCGTGCTCATCCTCGACACCGCCGAGGAGATGGCCCGCGTCGCGGACCGGCCCATCAAGAAGCTGCCCGCCCTGCGCGGCCGCACCGTGTGCAACCTCTTCTTCGAGGACTCCACCCGGACCCGGATCTCCTTCGAGGCCGCTGAGAAGCGCCTCTCCGCCGACGTCATCAACTTCGCCGCCAAGGGCTCCAGCGTCTCCAAGGGCGAGTCCCTCAAGGACACCGCGCAGACCCTGGAGGCCATGGGCGTCGACGCCGTCGTCATCCGGCACAGCGCCTCCGGCGCCCCCTACCGCCTCGCGAACTCCGGCTGGATCGACGCCCCGGTGATCAACGCGGGCGACGGCACCCACCAGCACCCCACCCAGGCGCTGCTCGACGCGTTCACCATGCGCCGCCGCCTGATCGGCCCCGACGCCGGCATCGGCCAGGGCCTCGACGGCCGCCGCGTCACCATCGTCGGCGACATCCTGCACAGCCGCGTCGCCCGGTCGAACGTGGACCTGCTGCACACCCTCGGCGCCGAGGTCACCCTGGTCGCCCCGCCCACCCTGCTGCCGGTCGGCGTCGACTCCTGGCCCTGCGAGGTCTCGTACGACCTCGACGCCACGCTGCCCAAGACGGACGCCGTGATGATGCTCCGCGTCCAGCGCGAGCGCATGAACGCCGCGTTCTTCCCGACCGAGCGCGAGTACACCCGCCGCTACGGCCTGGACGCCGAGCGTCTGGCCAAGGCCCCCGGGCACGCCATCGTGATGCACCCCGGCCCGATGGTCCGCGGCATGGAGATCACCGCCGAGGTCGCCGACTCCGAGCGCTGCACGGTCGTCGAACAGGTCGCCAACGGAGTCCACACCCGGATGGCCGTCCTCTACCTGCTTCTGGGCGGCAACGAGCCCGCCGTCAGCCACTCTCGTACCGAGGAGAACAAGTAGCCATGAGCAAGATCCTGATCCGCGGTGCGAAGGTCCTCGGCGGCGAGCCCCAGGACGTGCTGATCGACGGCGAGGTCATCGAGGCGGTCGGCACCGGCCTGTCCGCCGAGGGCGCGGAGGTCGTCGAGGCCGACGGCAAGATCCTCCTGCCGGGCCTCGTCGACCTGCACACCCACCTGCGCGAGCCCGGCCGCGAGGACTCCGAGACCGTCCTCACCGGCACCCGCGCGGCCGCCTCCGGCGGCTACACCTCGGTGTTCGCCATGGCCAACACCTTCCCCGTCGCCGACACCGCCGGCGTCGTCGAGCAGGTCTACCGGCTCGGCCAGGAGCACGGCTACTGCGACGTGCAGCCCATCGGCGCCGTCACCGTCGGCCTCGAGGGCAGCAAGCTCGCCGAGCTCGGCGCCATGCACGAGTCCGCCGCGGGCGTGACCGTCTTCTCCGACGACGGCAAGTGCGTCCACGACGCCGTGATCATGCGCCGCGCCCTGGAGTACGTGAAGGCCTTCGGCGGCGTCGTCGCCCAGCACGCCCAGGAGCCCCGCCTCACCGAGGGCGCCGAGATGAACGAGGGCACCGTCTCCGCGGAGCTGGGCCTCGGCGGCTGGCCCGCCGTCGCCGAGGAGTCGATCATCGCCCGCGACGTGCTGCTCGCCGAGCACGTCGGCTCCCGCGTCCACATCTGCCACCTGTCCACGGCCGGCTCCGTCGAGATCATCCGCTGGGCCAAGTCCCGCGGCATCGACGTCACCGCCGAGGTCACCCCGCACCACCTCCTCCTCACCGACGAGATGGTCCGCACGTACAACCCGGTCTACAAGGTCAACCCGCCGCTGCGCACCGAGAAGGACGTCATGGCGCTGCGCGAGGCGCTGGCCGACGGCACGATCGACATCGTCGCCACCGACCACGCCCCGCACCCGCAGGAGGACAAGGACTGCGAGTGGGCCGCCGCCGCCATGGGCATGGTGGGCCTGGAGACCGCGCTGTCCGTCGTCCAGCAGACGATGGTGGAGACCGGACTGCTCGACTGGGCCGGCGTCGCCGACCGCATGTCCGTGAAGCCCGCGCGGATCGGGCAGGCCACCGGCCACGGCCGCCCCGTCTCGGCAGGCGAGCCGGCCAACCTGCTGCTGCTCGACGCGGACTACCGTGGAGCCGTTGACCCCGCGGGGTTCGCCTCCCGCAGCCGCAACACGCCCTACCAGGGCCGTGAGCTGCCGGGCCGCGTCACCCACACCTGGCTGCGGGGCAAGGCCACCCTCGCCGACGGGAAGCTCGCGTGACACCTCTCCACCCCCTGGCCAGCCCGCTGGTCCGCCTGGCCGCCGAGAAGAAGTCGGCGGACGTCACGGACTGGCCCGACCGGATCGGCTGGATCGTCGGTCTGCTGCTCTTCGTGGCGCTCGTCTACTGGCTGATGCGCCAGGGCTGGAAGTGGCGCGGCACCCTGCAGGGCGACCTGCCGCCGCTGCCTCAGTCGCCGGAAACCCCGGGTGAGCCCAGACTGACCATGAGCGGCCGGTACCACGGCTCCACCACCGCGGGGCAGTGGCTCGACCGCATCGTGGCGCACGGCCTCGGCACCCGCAGCCGCGTCGAGCTGACCCTGACCGACGCGGGCCTCGTGGTCGAGCGCCCCGGGGCGAGCGACTTCTTCGTCCCGGTGACCGCGCTGCGCGGCGCCCGGCTCGACAAGGGCATCGCCGGCAAGGTCCTCACGGAGGGCGGTCTGCTGATCGTCACCTGGGCGCACGGCGACAAGCTGATCGACTCCGGGTTCCGCTCCGACCAGGCCGCAGAACAGGGCGCATGGGTCAGCGCCCTCAACGACATGACCGACACGCACATCACGACGGAAGGCACCGCACGATGACGACCTCCACCCGGGGAGCCGCCGCTCCCGCCGTACTCGTCCTGGAGGACGGCCGCATCTTCCGCGGCCGCGCCTACGGGGCCGTGGGGGAGACCTTCGGCGAGGCCGTGTTCTCCACCGGCATGACCGGCTACCAGGAGACGCTGACGGACCCGTCGTACGACCGCCAGATCGTGGTCGCCACCGCCCCGCAGATCGGCAACACGGGCTGGAACGACGAGGACGACGAGTCGAGCCGCATCTGGGTCTCCGGCTACGTCGTGCGCGACCCCGCCCGCATCCCGTCCAACTGGCGCGCCAAGCGCTCCCTGGACGACGAGCTGGTCGCGCAGAACATCGTCGGCATCTCCGGCATCGACACCCGCGCGCTCACCCGCCACCTGCGCGAGCGCGGCTCGATGCGCTCCGGCATCTTCTCCGGCGAGCACCTCGCGACCGACGCCGAGCTGGTCTCCCGCGTGCAGGCCCAGCCGCACATGAAGGGCGCCTCGCTGTACGAGGAGGTCGCCACCAAGGAGGCGTACGTCGTCCCCGCGATCGGCGAGAAGAAGTTCACCGTCGCCGCGATCGACCTCGGCATCAAGGGCATGACCCCGCACCGCATGGCCGAGCGCGGCATCGAGGTGCACGTCCTTCCGGCCACCGCGACGCCCGACGACGTGTACGCGGTCCAGCCCGACGGCGTGTTCTTCTCCAACGGCCCGGGCGACCCGGCCACCGCCGACGGCCCGGTCGCGCTGATGACCGCCGTCCTGGAGCGGAAGACGCCGCTGTTCGGCATCTGCTTCGGCAACCAGATCCTCGGCCGCGCCCTCGGCTTCGGCACGTACAAGCTCAAGTACGGCCACCGCGGCATCAACCAGCCGGTGCAGGACCGCACCACCGGCAAGGTCGAGGTCACCGCGCACAACCACGGCTTCGCCGTGGACGCGCCGCTCGACAAGGTGAGCGACACCCCCTTCGGCCGTGCCGAGGTCTCGCACGTGTGCCTCAACGACGAGGTCGTGGAGGGCCTGCAGCTGCTCGACCAGCCGGGCTTCTCCGTCCAGTACCACCCCGAGGCGGCGGCCGGTCCGCACGACGCCGCCTACCTGTTCGACCGCTTCGTGAAGCTCATGGAGGGCCAGCGTGCCTAAGCGCACCGATATCCAGTCCGTCCTGGTCATCGGCTCCGGCCCGATCGTCATCGGCCAGGCCGCCGAGTTCGACTACTCCGGCACCCAGGCGTGCCGCATCCTGCGCGCCGAGGGCCTGCGGGTCATCCTCGTCAACTCCAACCCGGCGACGATCATGACCGACCCGGAGATCGCCGACGCCACGTACGTCGAGCCGATCACCCCCGAGTTCGTCGAGAAGATCATCGCCAAGGAGCGCCCCGACGCGCTCCTGCCCACCCTCGGTGGTCAGACGGCCCTCAACACGGCCATCTCCATGCACGAGCAGGGCGTCCTCGAGAAGTACGGCGTCGAGCTCATCGGCGCCAACGTCGAGGCGATCAACAAGGGCGAGGACCGCGACCTCTTCAAGGAGGTCGTCGAGGAGGTCCGCCGCAAGATCGGCCACGGCGAGTCCGCCCGCTCGGTCATCTGCCACACCATGGACGACGTCCTCAAGGGCGTCGAGACCCTCGGCGGCTACCCCGTCGTCGTGCGCCCCTCCTTCACCATGGGCGGCGCCGGCTCCGGCTTCGCCCACGACGAGGAGGAGCTGCGCCGCATCGCCGGCCAGGGCCTCACGCTCTCCCCGACCACCGAGGTGCTCCTGGAGGAGTCCATCCTCGGCTGGAAGGAGTACGAGCTGGAGCTGATGCGCGACAAGAACGACAACGTCGTGGTCGTCTGCTCCATCGAGAACTTCGACCCGATGGGCGTGCACACCGGTGACTCGATCACCGTCGCCCCGTCGATGACCCTCACCGACCGCGAGTACCAGCGGCTGCGCGACATCGGCATCGCGATCATCCGCGAGGTCGGCGTCGACACCGGCGGCTGCAACATCCAGTTCGCGGTCAACCCCGACGACGGACGCATCATCGTCATCGAGATGAACCCGCGCGTCTCGCGCTCCTCCGCGCTCGCCTCCAAGGCCACCGGCTTCCCGATCGCCAAGATCGCCGCCAAGCTGGCCGTCGGCTACACGCTGGACGAGATCCCGAACGACATCACCGAGAAGACGCCGGCCTCCTTCGAGCCGACGCTCGACTACGTGGTCGTGAAGGCCCCGCGCTTCGCCTTCGAGAAGTTCCCGAGCGCCGACTCCACGCTGACCACCACCATGAAGTCGGTCGGCGAGGCCATGGCCATCGGCCGCAATTTCACCGAGGCCTTCCAGAAGGCGCTGCGCTCCCTGGAGAAGAAGGGCTCGCAGTTCACCTTCGTGGGTCCGGTCGGCGACAAGCAGGAGCTTCTCGAAGCCTCCGTGCGCCCGACCGACGGCCGGATCAACACCGTCATGGAGGCGATCCGCGCCGGCGCCACCCCGGAGGAGATCTTCGAGTACACGAAGATCGACCCGTGGTTCGTCGACCAGCTCTTCCTCATCAAGGAGACGGCCGACGAGCTGGCCGCCGCCCCGGAGCTCACCAAGGAGCTGATCGCGGAGGCCAAGCGGCACGGCTTCTCCGACCACCAGATCGCCGAGCTGCGCGGTCTGCGCGAGGACGTCGTCCGCGAGGTCCGCCACGCCCTCGGCGTCCGCCCGGTCTACAAGACGGTCGACACCTGCGCCGCCGAGTTCGCCGCGAAGACCCCGTACTTCTACTCGTCCTACGACGAGGAGTCCGAGGTCGCCCCGCGCGAGAAGCCCGCGGTCATCATCCTGGGCTCCGGCCCGAACCGCATCGGCCAGGGCATCGAGTTCGACTACTCCTGCGTCCACGCCTCCTTCGCCCTGAGCGACGCCGGCTACGAGACCGTGATGGTCAACTGCAACCCGGAGACCGTCTCCACGGACTACGACACCTCCGACCGCCTGTACTTCGAGCCGCTCACGCTCGAGGACGTGCTGGAGATCGTCCACGCCGAGTCCCTCGCGGGCCCGATCGCGGGCGTCGTCGTCCAGCTCGGCGGCCAGACCCCGCTGGGCCTCGCCCAGGCGCTCAAGGACAACGGCGTGCCCGTCGTCGGCACCTCCCCGGAGGCGATCCACGCCGCCGAGGACCGCGGCGCCTTCGGCCGCGTGCTCGCCGAGGCCGGCCTGCCCGCGCCCAAGCACGGCACCGCGACCACCTTCACCGAGGCCAAGGCCATCGCCGACGAGATCGGCTACCCGGTCCTCGTCCGCCCGTCCTACGTGCTCGGCGGCCGCGGCATGGAGATCGTCTACGACGAGACCCGCCTGTCCTCGTACATCGAGGAGTCCACCGAGATCAGCCCGTCCCGCCCGGTCCTCGTCGACCGGTTCCTGGACGACGCGATCGAGATCGACGTCGACGCCCTCTACGACGGCACCGAGCTCTACCTCGGCGGCGTCATGGAGCACATCGAGGAGGCCGGCATCCACTCCGGCGACTCGGCGTGCGCCCTGCCCCCGATCACCCTCGGCGGCTTCGACATCAAGCGCCTGCGCGCCTCCACCGAGGCCATCGCCAAGGGCGTCGGCGTGCGCGGCCTGATCAACATCCAGTTCGCGATGGCGGGTGACATCCTCTACGTCCTGGAGGCCAACCCGCGCGCCTCGCGCACCGTCCCCTTCACCTCGAAGGCGACCGCGGTGCCGCTCGCGAAGGCCGCCGCCCGCATCTCGCTCGGCGCCACCGTCGCCGAGCTGCGCGCCGAGGGCCTGCTCCCGAAGACCGGCGACGGCGGCACGCTCCCCATGGACGCGCCGATCTCCGTCAAGGAGGCCGTCATGCCGTGGTCGCGCTTCCGTGACATCCACGGCCGCGGCGTCGACACGGTCCTCGGCCCGGAGATGCGCTCCACCGGCGAGGTCATGGGCATCGACTCGGTCTTCGGCACGGCGTACGCCAAGTCGCAGGCCGGCGCCTACGGCCCGCTGCCCACCAAGGGCCGCGCGTTCATCTCCGTCGCCAACCGCGACAAGCGCTCGATGATCTTCCCGGCCCGCGAGCTGGTCGCCCACGGCTTCGAGCTCCTCGCCACCTCCGGCACCGCCGAGGTCCTCAAGCGCAACGGCATCAACGCCAAGATCGTGCGCAAGCAGTCCGAGGGCGAGGGCCCGAACGGCGAGAAGACGATCGTCCAGCTCATCCACGACGGCGAGGTCGACCTCATCGTCAACACCCCGTACGGCACCGGCGGCCGCCTCGACGGCTACGACATCCGTACGGCGGCCGTGGCCCGCTCCGTGCCCTGTCTGACGACGGTGCAGGCGCTCGCCGCCGCGGTCCAGGGCATCGACGCGCTCAACCACGGGGACGTGGGCGTCCGGTCGCTCCAGGAACACGCGGAACACCTGACCGCGGCCCGCGACTAGCAGCCCCAGGGCCTGTGTCGGGTTCCCCGTCGTCTGGCCGGAGGTCAGGCGCAGCGGCGGTCGGTGCGTGCCCTCGGCGTGCGCTGTTCCCGGTCATGTGGCGGAGCCACCTGTCCGGGGGCGGCGTGCGGCGAGGGTGCGTGCCGGGCGTCGGGGCGCAGACGGGGAACCCGACACAGGCCCTGGAGGGGGACACCGGACGGTGTCCCCCTCTTCATGAGCCCACCGCCTCGTGAGCACCTACTAGGACTTCAGCCATGTACAAGCTGTTCTTCAACCTCGTCTTCAAGCGCATGGACCCCGAGAAGGCCCACTACCTCGCCTTCCGCTGGATCCGCCTCGCGGCCCGCACCCCCGTCCTGCGCACCTTCGTGGCCGCGGCCCTCGCGCCCCGCTACAAGGAGCTGCGCACCGAGGCCCTCGGCCTGCGGATGCACGGACCCTTCGGCCTCGCCGCCGGCTTCGACAAGAACGCCGTCGCGATCGACGGCATGACGATGCTCGGCTTCGACCACATCGAGATCGGCACCGTCACCGGAGAGCCGCAGCCCGGCAACCCGAAGAAGCGCCTCTTCCGCCTCGTGCAGGACCGCGCGCTCATCAACCGCATGGGCTTCAACAACGAGGGCTCCCTCGCCGTGGCGGCCCGCCTGGCC
This window harbors:
- the bldD gene encoding transcriptional regulator BldD, with the translated sequence MSSEYAKQLGAKLRAIRTQQGLSLHGVEEKSQGRWKAVVVGSYERGDRAVTVQRLAELADFYGVPVQELLPGTTPGGAAEPPPKLVLDLERLAHVPPEKAGPLQRYAATIQSQRGDYNGKVLSIRQDDLRTLAVIYDQSPSVLTEQLISWGVLDADARRAVAHEEA
- the pyrR gene encoding bifunctional pyr operon transcriptional regulator/uracil phosphoribosyltransferase PyrR; the encoded protein is MDTNSTDARPVLEGPDIERVLTRIAHEIVERAKGAEDVVLLGIPTRGVFLARRLAEKLAEVTGRTIPVGSLDITMYRDDLRMHPPRALARTEIPAAGIDGRLVVLVDDVLFSGRTIRAALDALNDIGRPRAVQLAVLVDRGHRELPIRADYVGKNLPTSLRETVKVQLAEEDGRDAVLLGAKPDAKAAEH
- a CDS encoding aspartate carbamoyltransferase catalytic subunit, yielding MMRHLISAADLTRDDAVLILDTAEEMARVADRPIKKLPALRGRTVCNLFFEDSTRTRISFEAAEKRLSADVINFAAKGSSVSKGESLKDTAQTLEAMGVDAVVIRHSASGAPYRLANSGWIDAPVINAGDGTHQHPTQALLDAFTMRRRLIGPDAGIGQGLDGRRVTIVGDILHSRVARSNVDLLHTLGAEVTLVAPPTLLPVGVDSWPCEVSYDLDATLPKTDAVMMLRVQRERMNAAFFPTEREYTRRYGLDAERLAKAPGHAIVMHPGPMVRGMEITAEVADSERCTVVEQVANGVHTRMAVLYLLLGGNEPAVSHSRTEENK
- a CDS encoding dihydroorotase produces the protein MSKILIRGAKVLGGEPQDVLIDGEVIEAVGTGLSAEGAEVVEADGKILLPGLVDLHTHLREPGREDSETVLTGTRAAASGGYTSVFAMANTFPVADTAGVVEQVYRLGQEHGYCDVQPIGAVTVGLEGSKLAELGAMHESAAGVTVFSDDGKCVHDAVIMRRALEYVKAFGGVVAQHAQEPRLTEGAEMNEGTVSAELGLGGWPAVAEESIIARDVLLAEHVGSRVHICHLSTAGSVEIIRWAKSRGIDVTAEVTPHHLLLTDEMVRTYNPVYKVNPPLRTEKDVMALREALADGTIDIVATDHAPHPQEDKDCEWAAAAMGMVGLETALSVVQQTMVETGLLDWAGVADRMSVKPARIGQATGHGRPVSAGEPANLLLLDADYRGAVDPAGFASRSRNTPYQGRELPGRVTHTWLRGKATLADGKLA
- a CDS encoding PH-like domain-containing protein, encoding MTPLHPLASPLVRLAAEKKSADVTDWPDRIGWIVGLLLFVALVYWLMRQGWKWRGTLQGDLPPLPQSPETPGEPRLTMSGRYHGSTTAGQWLDRIVAHGLGTRSRVELTLTDAGLVVERPGASDFFVPVTALRGARLDKGIAGKVLTEGGLLIVTWAHGDKLIDSGFRSDQAAEQGAWVSALNDMTDTHITTEGTAR
- the carA gene encoding glutamine-hydrolyzing carbamoyl-phosphate synthase small subunit; translated protein: MTTSTRGAAAPAVLVLEDGRIFRGRAYGAVGETFGEAVFSTGMTGYQETLTDPSYDRQIVVATAPQIGNTGWNDEDDESSRIWVSGYVVRDPARIPSNWRAKRSLDDELVAQNIVGISGIDTRALTRHLRERGSMRSGIFSGEHLATDAELVSRVQAQPHMKGASLYEEVATKEAYVVPAIGEKKFTVAAIDLGIKGMTPHRMAERGIEVHVLPATATPDDVYAVQPDGVFFSNGPGDPATADGPVALMTAVLERKTPLFGICFGNQILGRALGFGTYKLKYGHRGINQPVQDRTTGKVEVTAHNHGFAVDAPLDKVSDTPFGRAEVSHVCLNDEVVEGLQLLDQPGFSVQYHPEAAAGPHDAAYLFDRFVKLMEGQRA
- the carB gene encoding carbamoyl-phosphate synthase large subunit produces the protein MPKRTDIQSVLVIGSGPIVIGQAAEFDYSGTQACRILRAEGLRVILVNSNPATIMTDPEIADATYVEPITPEFVEKIIAKERPDALLPTLGGQTALNTAISMHEQGVLEKYGVELIGANVEAINKGEDRDLFKEVVEEVRRKIGHGESARSVICHTMDDVLKGVETLGGYPVVVRPSFTMGGAGSGFAHDEEELRRIAGQGLTLSPTTEVLLEESILGWKEYELELMRDKNDNVVVVCSIENFDPMGVHTGDSITVAPSMTLTDREYQRLRDIGIAIIREVGVDTGGCNIQFAVNPDDGRIIVIEMNPRVSRSSALASKATGFPIAKIAAKLAVGYTLDEIPNDITEKTPASFEPTLDYVVVKAPRFAFEKFPSADSTLTTTMKSVGEAMAIGRNFTEAFQKALRSLEKKGSQFTFVGPVGDKQELLEASVRPTDGRINTVMEAIRAGATPEEIFEYTKIDPWFVDQLFLIKETADELAAAPELTKELIAEAKRHGFSDHQIAELRGLREDVVREVRHALGVRPVYKTVDTCAAEFAAKTPYFYSSYDEESEVAPREKPAVIILGSGPNRIGQGIEFDYSCVHASFALSDAGYETVMVNCNPETVSTDYDTSDRLYFEPLTLEDVLEIVHAESLAGPIAGVVVQLGGQTPLGLAQALKDNGVPVVGTSPEAIHAAEDRGAFGRVLAEAGLPAPKHGTATTFTEAKAIADEIGYPVLVRPSYVLGGRGMEIVYDETRLSSYIEESTEISPSRPVLVDRFLDDAIEIDVDALYDGTELYLGGVMEHIEEAGIHSGDSACALPPITLGGFDIKRLRASTEAIAKGVGVRGLINIQFAMAGDILYVLEANPRASRTVPFTSKATAVPLAKAAARISLGATVAELRAEGLLPKTGDGGTLPMDAPISVKEAVMPWSRFRDIHGRGVDTVLGPEMRSTGEVMGIDSVFGTAYAKSQAGAYGPLPTKGRAFISVANRDKRSMIFPARELVAHGFELLATSGTAEVLKRNGINAKIVRKQSEGEGPNGEKTIVQLIHDGEVDLIVNTPYGTGGRLDGYDIRTAAVARSVPCLTTVQALAAAVQGIDALNHGDVGVRSLQEHAEHLTAARD